One window of Papio anubis isolate 15944 chromosome 10, Panubis1.0, whole genome shotgun sequence genomic DNA carries:
- the TBR1 gene encoding T-box brain protein 1 yields MQLEHCLSPSIMLSKKFLNVSSSYPHSGGSELVLHDHPIISTTDNLERSSPLKKITRGMTNQSDTDNFPDSKDSPGDVQRSKLSPVLDGVSELRHSFDGSAADRYLLSQSSQPQSAATAPSAMFPYPGQHGPAHPAFSIGSPSRYMAHHPVITNGAYNSLLSNSSPQGYPTAGYPYPQQYGHSYQGAPFYQFSSTQPGLVPGKAQVYLCNRPLWLKFHRHQTEMIITKQGRRMFPFLSFNISGLDPTAHYNIFVDVILADPNHWRFQGGKWVPCGKADTNVQGNRVYMHPDSPNTGAHWMRQEISFGKLKLTNNKGASNNNGQMVVLQSLHKYQPRLHVVEVNEDGTEDTSQPGRVQTFTFPETQFIAVTAYQNTDITQLKIDHNPFAKGFRDNYDTIYTGCDMDRLTPSPNDSPRSQIVPGARYAMAGSFLQDQFVSNYAKARFHPGAGAGPGPGTDRSVPHTNGLLSPQQAEDPGAPSPQRWFVTPANNRLDFAASAYDTATDFAGNAATLLSYAAAGVKALPLQAAGCTGRPLGYYADPSGWGARSPPQYCGTKSGSVLPCWPNSAAAAARMAGANPYLGEEAEGLAAERSPLPPGAAEDAKPKDLSDSSWIETPSSIKSIDSSDSGIYEQAKRRRISPADTPVSESSSPLKSEVLAQRDCEKNCAKDISGYYGFYSHS; encoded by the exons ccaggGGGATGACGAATCAGTCAGATACAGACAATTTTCCTGACTCCAAGGACTCACCAGGGGACGTCCAGAGAAGTAAACTCTCTCCTGTCTTGGACGGGGTCTCTGAGCTTCGTCACAGTTTCGATGGCTCTGCTGCAGATCGCTACCTCCTCTCTCAGTCCAGCCAGCCACAGTCTGCGGCCACTGCTCCCAGTGCCATGTTCCCGTACCCCGGCCAGCACGGACCGGCGCACCCCGCCTTCTCCATCGGCAGCCCCAGCCGCTACATGGCCCACCACCCAGTCATCACCAACGGAGCCTACAACAGCCTCCTGTCCAACTCCTCGCCGCAGGGATACCCCACGGCCGGCTACCCCTACCCACAGCAGTACGGCCACTCCTACCAAGGAGCTCCGTTCTACCAGTTCTCCTCCACCCAGCCGGGGCTGGTGCCCGGCAAAGCACAGGTGTACCTGTGCAACAGGCCTCTTTGGCTGAAATTTCACCGGCACCAAACGGAGATGATCATCACCAAACAGGGAAG GCgcatgtttccttttttaagttttaacatTTCTGGTCTCGATCCCACGGCTCATTACAATATTTTTGTGGATGTGATTTTGGCGGATCCCAATCACTGGAGGTTTCAAGGAGGCAAATGGGTTCCTTGCGGCAAAGCGGACACCAATGTGCAAG GAAATCGGGTCTATATGCATCCGGATTCCCCCAACACTGGGGCTCACTGGATGCGCCAAGAAATctcttttggaaaattaaaacttaCGAACAACAAAGGAGCTTCAAATAACAATGGGCAG ATGGTGGTTTTACAGTCCTTGCACAAGTACCAGCCCCGCCTGCATGTGGTGGAAGTGAACGAGGACGGCACGGAAGACACCAGCCAGCCCGGCCGCGTGCAGACATTTACTTTCCCTGAGACTCAGTTCATCGCCGTCACCGCCTACCAGAACACGGAT atTACACAACTGAAAATAGATCACAACCCCTTTGCAAAAGGATTTCGGGATAATTATGACAC GATCTACACTGGGTGTGACATGGACCGCCTGACCCCCTCGCCCAACGACTCGCCGCGCTCGCAGATCGTGCCCGGGGCCCGCTACGCCATGGCCGGCTCTTTCCTGCAGGACCAGTTCGTGAGCAACTACGCCAAGGCCCGCTTCCACCCGGGCGCGGGCGCGGGCCCCGGGCCGGGTACGGACCGCAGCGTGCCACACACCAACGGGCTGCTGTCGCCGCAGCAGGCCGAGGACCCGGGCGCGCCCTCGCCGCAGCGCTGGTTTGTGACGCCGGCCAACAACCGGCTGGACTTCGCGGCCTCGGCCTACGACACGGCCACGGACTTCGCGGGCAACGCGGCCACGCTGCTCTCCTACGCGGCGGCGGGCGTGAAGGCGCTGCCGTTGCAGGCTGCAGGCTGCACTGGCCGCCCGCTTGGCTACTACGCCGACCCGTCGGGCTGGGGCGCCCGCAGCCCCCCGCAGTACTGCGGCACCAAGTCGGGCTCCGTGCTGCCCTGCTGGCCCAACAGCGCCGCGGCCGCCGCGCGCATGGCCGGCGCCAACCCCTACCTGGGCGAGGAGGCCGAGGGCCTGGCCGCCGAGCGCTCGCCGCTGCCGCCCGGCGCCGCCGAGGACGCCAAGCCCAAGGACCTGTCCGATTCCAGCTGGATCGAGACGCCCTCCTCGATCAAGTCCATCGACTCGAGCGACTCGGGGATTTACGAGCAGGCCAAACGGAGGCGGATCTCGCCAGCCGACACGCCCGTGTCCGAGAGCTCGTCCCCGCTCAAGAGCGAGGTGCTGGCCCAGCGGGACTGCGAGAAGAACTGCGCCAAGGACATTAGCGGCTACTATGGCTTCTACTCGCACAGCTAG